In a single window of the Streptomyces sp. HUAS ZL42 genome:
- a CDS encoding amino acid permease yields MSSTLFRTKKVEQSILDTEEPEHALKKSLSAVDLTVFGVGVIIGTGIFVLTGTVAKNNAGPSVALAFVAAGVACALAALCYAEFASTVPVAGSAYTFSYASLGELPAWIIGWDLVLEFALGTAVVAVGWSGYIQSLMDNAGWHMPEALGSREGADGCGFDILAAVLVLVLTAILVVGVKLSARITSLVVAIKVTVVLVVIIAGAFFITGDNYDPFIPKAQTVEAGESLQAPLIQLMFGWAPSNFGVMGIFTAASVVFFAFIGFDVVATAAEETRNPQRDMPRGILGSLLICTTLYVAVSIVVTGMQKYTELSVDAPLADAFKETGHPWFAGFISFGAAVGLTTVCMILLLGQTRVFFAMSRDGLLPRFFSQVHPRFRTPHRPTILLGVIIAILAGFTPLNELAALVNIGTLFAFIVVAIGVLILRRKRPDLHRAFRTPWVPVIPILSVLASLWLMVNLPAETWVRFALWMVAGFVVYFFYGYSHSRLARHMETTVDEIATPPKGDAE; encoded by the coding sequence GTGAGCAGCACCCTCTTCCGGACGAAGAAGGTAGAGCAGTCCATCCTCGATACCGAGGAGCCGGAGCACGCGCTCAAGAAGTCCCTGTCCGCGGTGGATCTGACCGTCTTCGGCGTCGGCGTCATCATCGGCACCGGCATCTTCGTCCTCACCGGTACGGTCGCCAAGAACAACGCCGGACCCTCGGTGGCCCTGGCGTTCGTGGCGGCCGGCGTCGCCTGCGCACTCGCCGCGCTCTGCTACGCCGAGTTCGCGTCCACGGTCCCGGTCGCCGGGTCCGCGTACACCTTCTCGTACGCCTCCCTCGGTGAACTGCCCGCCTGGATCATCGGCTGGGACCTGGTCCTGGAGTTCGCGCTCGGCACGGCGGTGGTCGCCGTCGGCTGGTCGGGCTACATCCAGTCGCTCATGGACAACGCGGGCTGGCACATGCCCGAGGCGCTGGGCAGCAGAGAGGGCGCCGACGGCTGCGGCTTCGACATCCTCGCCGCCGTGCTGGTCCTGGTGCTCACCGCCATCCTCGTCGTCGGCGTCAAACTCTCCGCGCGGATCACCTCGCTCGTGGTCGCCATCAAGGTGACCGTCGTCCTCGTGGTGATCATCGCGGGTGCCTTCTTCATCACGGGCGACAACTACGACCCCTTCATCCCGAAGGCGCAGACCGTGGAGGCCGGTGAAAGTCTCCAGGCCCCGCTGATCCAGCTGATGTTCGGCTGGGCGCCCTCCAACTTCGGTGTGATGGGCATCTTCACCGCGGCTTCCGTCGTGTTCTTCGCCTTCATCGGCTTCGACGTCGTGGCCACGGCCGCCGAGGAGACCAGGAACCCGCAGCGCGACATGCCCCGCGGCATCCTCGGCTCCCTCCTGATCTGCACCACGCTGTACGTCGCCGTGTCGATCGTGGTCACCGGCATGCAGAAGTACACCGAACTGTCCGTCGACGCCCCGCTCGCCGACGCCTTCAAGGAGACCGGGCACCCCTGGTTCGCGGGCTTCATCAGCTTCGGGGCGGCGGTCGGGCTCACGACCGTGTGCATGATCCTTCTGCTCGGCCAGACCCGCGTCTTCTTCGCGATGAGCCGGGACGGGCTGCTGCCCCGCTTCTTCTCCCAGGTGCACCCCCGCTTCAGGACCCCGCACCGGCCGACCATCCTGCTCGGCGTGATCATCGCGATCCTCGCCGGCTTCACGCCCCTCAACGAACTCGCCGCGCTGGTGAACATCGGCACCCTGTTCGCCTTCATCGTCGTCGCGATCGGTGTCCTGATCCTCCGCAGGAAACGCCCCGATCTGCACCGGGCCTTCCGCACCCCGTGGGTGCCGGTCATCCCGATCCTGTCGGTGCTCGCCTCGCTGTGGCTGATGGTGAACCTGCCCGCCGAGACCTGGGTGCGGTTCGCCCTGTGGATGGTGGCCGGCTTCGTCGTGTACTTCTTCTACGGCTACTCCCACAGCCGTCTCGCCCGCCATATGGAGACCACGGTCGACGAGATCGCGACGCCGCCGAAAGGCGACGCCGAATGA
- a CDS encoding carbohydrate ABC transporter permease, protein MSAPLKETAAVPAQRSVDKTPVRPGGERSEGVVLNVFSHGFLALWALLIILPLIWLVLSSFKTDAQIGGSAFGWPENWSFDVFRRAWNKGIGDYFLNTVIVLVFSVPLTMLFGSMAAYVLARYRFWGNRFLYYFFVAGAMFPVFLALVPLFFMVKRLDMLNTYQGLILVYVAYSMPFTVFFMHSFFRTLPTAVFEAAILDGASHTRTFFQVMLPMAKPGLLSVGIFNTLGQWNQFILPTVLMQPQSGDDPERYVLTQGLIQLQQQMGYASDLPVLFAGVTIAMIPMLVVYLSFQRQVQAGLTSATLK, encoded by the coding sequence ATGAGCGCACCCCTCAAGGAGACCGCGGCCGTCCCCGCCCAGCGGTCCGTGGACAAGACCCCGGTCCGGCCGGGCGGCGAACGCAGCGAGGGCGTCGTCCTGAACGTCTTCTCGCACGGCTTCCTCGCCCTGTGGGCCCTGCTGATCATCCTGCCGCTGATCTGGCTGGTGCTGAGCTCCTTCAAGACCGACGCACAGATCGGAGGCTCGGCCTTCGGCTGGCCGGAGAACTGGTCCTTCGACGTCTTCCGGCGGGCCTGGAACAAGGGCATCGGCGACTACTTCCTCAACACCGTCATCGTGCTGGTCTTCTCGGTGCCGCTGACGATGCTGTTCGGCTCGATGGCCGCATACGTGCTGGCCCGGTACCGGTTCTGGGGCAACAGGTTCCTGTACTACTTCTTCGTCGCGGGCGCGATGTTCCCCGTGTTCCTGGCGCTGGTCCCGCTGTTCTTCATGGTCAAGCGGCTGGACATGCTGAACACGTACCAGGGCCTGATCCTGGTGTACGTCGCCTACTCGATGCCGTTCACGGTCTTCTTCATGCACAGCTTCTTCCGGACCCTGCCCACGGCGGTCTTCGAGGCGGCCATCCTGGACGGCGCCTCGCACACGCGGACGTTCTTCCAGGTGATGCTGCCGATGGCGAAGCCGGGCCTGCTCAGCGTCGGCATCTTCAACACGCTGGGTCAGTGGAACCAGTTCATCCTGCCGACGGTCCTGATGCAGCCGCAGAGCGGCGACGATCCCGAGCGCTACGTCCTCACCCAGGGCCTCATCCAGCTTCAGCAGCAGATGGGCTACGCCTCCGACCTGCCGGTTCTCTTCGCGGGCGTGACCATCGCGATGATCCCCATGCTGGTCGTCTACCTGTCCTTCCAGCGTCAGGTGCAGGCGGGTCTGACCTCGGCGACCCTGAAGTAA
- a CDS encoding sugar ABC transporter substrate-binding protein, with amino-acid sequence MRRVVIGATAVSMAVSIAACGKAGDDDSGSDSGSKTIGLLLPDSVTTRYEKFDKPYFEAKVKELCSDCTVEYANAAGDAAKQAQQVSSMITKGVKVIAISAQDAAAIKSSIQAAVDKGVKVVAYDRLAQGPVSGYVSFDNVKVGELQGQALLDALGSKATTASKVVMINGDDADPNAAQFKEGAHKALDGKVTIAYEQSGLWKDTVAAQKMSAAITQLGAKNIAGVYAANDGMAGGIANTLKGAGISGIPLTGQDAELAAIQRIVAGTQSATVYKAYKPEADAAAQMAVNLLEGKDIKSLTTTTLTSGSGDKVPSQLLTPVSVTKANINDTVVKDKLYTVQEICTAAYAAACKTAGLQ; translated from the coding sequence ATGCGCAGAGTCGTGATCGGCGCCACCGCCGTTTCCATGGCCGTCTCGATTGCCGCCTGCGGCAAGGCGGGCGACGACGACTCCGGCAGTGACTCGGGCAGCAAGACCATCGGCCTGCTGCTCCCCGACAGCGTCACCACGCGCTACGAGAAGTTCGACAAGCCGTACTTCGAGGCGAAGGTGAAGGAGCTCTGCTCCGACTGCACCGTCGAGTACGCGAACGCCGCGGGTGACGCGGCCAAGCAGGCCCAGCAGGTCTCCAGCATGATCACCAAGGGCGTCAAGGTCATCGCGATCAGCGCCCAGGACGCCGCCGCCATCAAGTCCTCCATCCAGGCCGCGGTCGACAAGGGCGTCAAGGTCGTCGCGTACGACCGCCTCGCCCAGGGTCCGGTCTCCGGGTACGTCTCCTTCGACAACGTCAAGGTCGGCGAGCTCCAGGGCCAGGCGCTGCTCGACGCGCTGGGCTCCAAGGCCACCACCGCGTCGAAGGTCGTCATGATCAACGGTGACGACGCCGACCCGAACGCCGCGCAGTTCAAGGAAGGCGCGCACAAGGCCCTCGACGGCAAGGTGACCATCGCCTACGAGCAGTCCGGCCTCTGGAAGGACACCGTCGCCGCCCAGAAGATGTCCGCGGCCATCACGCAGCTCGGTGCCAAGAACATCGCGGGCGTCTACGCCGCCAACGACGGCATGGCCGGTGGTATCGCCAACACGCTCAAGGGCGCCGGCATCAGCGGCATCCCGCTGACGGGTCAGGACGCGGAGCTGGCGGCCATCCAGCGGATCGTCGCGGGCACGCAGTCCGCCACCGTCTACAAGGCATACAAGCCGGAGGCCGACGCGGCCGCGCAGATGGCGGTCAACCTGCTCGAGGGCAAGGACATCAAGTCCCTCACCACCACGACGCTGACCAGCGGCTCCGGTGACAAGGTGCCCTCGCAGCTGCTGACCCCGGTGTCGGTCACCAAGGCCAACATCAACGACACGGTCGTCAAGGACAAGCTGTACACCGTCCAGGAGATCTGCACCGCCGCGTACGCCGCGGCCTGCAAGACCGCCGGTCTCCAGTAG
- a CDS encoding ROK family protein has protein sequence METPGSQSSLHRANLERVVRAVRLAGSLTQAEIARTTGLSAATVSNIVRELKDGGTVEVTPTSAGGRRARAVSLSGDAGIVIGVDFGHTHLRVAVGNLAHQVLAEESEPLDVDASSAQGFDRAEELVNRLIAATGVDRSKIAGVGLGVPGPIDLESGTLGSSAILPGWIGTRPAEELRGRLGVPVHVDNDANLGALGELVWGSGRGVRDLAYIKVSSGVGAGLVIDGKIYRGPGGTAGEIGHITLDESGPVCRCGNRGCLETFAAARYVLPLLQSSHGTDLTMEAVVRLARDGDPGCRRVIADVGRHIGSGVANLCNLLNPSRVVLGGDLAEAGELVLGPIRESVGRYAIPSAARQLSVLPGALGGRAEVLGALALALSEMGDSTLLDGSLPTVAPAFT, from the coding sequence GTGGAGACTCCGGGGTCGCAGTCGTCGCTGCATCGGGCCAACCTGGAGCGAGTCGTACGAGCCGTGCGGCTCGCCGGGTCCCTTACGCAGGCGGAGATCGCGAGGACGACGGGTTTGTCCGCGGCGACTGTCTCCAACATCGTCCGGGAGTTGAAGGACGGCGGAACAGTCGAGGTCACGCCCACGTCGGCGGGCGGCCGCCGGGCCCGTGCCGTCTCCCTGAGCGGTGACGCCGGCATCGTGATCGGCGTCGACTTCGGGCACACCCATCTGCGGGTCGCGGTGGGGAACCTCGCCCACCAGGTGCTGGCCGAGGAGTCCGAGCCGCTCGATGTGGACGCCTCCTCGGCGCAGGGCTTCGACCGGGCGGAAGAGCTGGTCAATCGCCTGATTGCAGCAACGGGCGTCGACCGGTCCAAGATCGCCGGAGTGGGCCTCGGTGTACCCGGCCCGATCGACCTCGAGTCGGGCACGCTCGGCTCGTCCGCCATCCTGCCGGGCTGGATCGGCACCAGACCCGCCGAGGAGCTGCGGGGGCGGCTCGGCGTGCCCGTCCACGTGGACAACGACGCCAACCTCGGCGCCCTCGGGGAGCTGGTCTGGGGCAGCGGCAGGGGCGTACGTGATCTTGCTTACATCAAGGTCTCCAGCGGTGTCGGCGCGGGCTTGGTGATCGACGGGAAGATCTACCGGGGTCCCGGCGGGACTGCGGGAGAAATCGGACATATTACACTTGATGAATCCGGCCCGGTCTGCCGCTGCGGAAACCGCGGCTGCCTGGAGACCTTCGCGGCTGCGCGCTATGTGCTGCCGCTCCTCCAGTCCAGTCACGGCACCGACCTGACCATGGAAGCCGTGGTGCGGCTGGCCAGGGACGGGGACCCGGGCTGCCGTCGGGTGATCGCCGACGTCGGCCGCCACATCGGCAGTGGAGTCGCCAATCTCTGCAACCTGCTGAACCCGAGCCGGGTGGTCCTCGGTGGTGATCTCGCCGAGGCCGGTGAGCTGGTGCTCGGGCCTATCAGAGAGTCCGTCGGCCGCTATGCGATCCCCAGCGCAGCGCGTCAACTCTCCGTTCTCCCGGGGGCACTTGGGGGCCGTGCGGAGGTGCTCGGAGCGCTCGCTCTCGCACTCAGCGAGATGGGCGATTCGACGCTTTTGGACGGCTCGCTGCCTACAGTGGCACCTGCCTTCACTTAG
- a CDS encoding carbohydrate ABC transporter permease: MRKGQYRFIAGFLFIPVALYLIFVIWPYIQTFGYSLTDWKGQSQTFEFIGLDNYKALFQDDVFLDAVWHNIQFLVFIPLITILLALFFAFMVNVGGRSRAGGVSGVGGSKFYKVIYFFPQVLSLAIVAVLFNAVYRSDGGGMLNGFLIKTGLVDADSPVEWLNEPGFVRWALILVAVWHGVGFYLVLFSAAMQSIPRDIYEAALIDGAGRAQSFLRITLPLLWDSVQTAWVYLGILAMDMFVLVASMTQNMGAYGGGPDHASDVMSTVMMRNFLYFGKSGYACAMGVIMLLLTLVLSVITLRVTRRERIEF, encoded by the coding sequence ATGCGCAAAGGGCAGTACAGGTTCATCGCGGGGTTTCTGTTCATCCCCGTGGCGCTCTATCTGATCTTCGTCATCTGGCCGTACATCCAGACGTTCGGCTATTCGCTGACCGACTGGAAGGGGCAGTCGCAGACCTTCGAGTTCATCGGTCTCGACAACTACAAGGCCCTGTTCCAGGACGACGTCTTCCTGGACGCCGTCTGGCACAACATCCAGTTCCTGGTGTTCATCCCGTTGATCACCATTCTGCTCGCCCTGTTCTTCGCCTTCATGGTGAACGTGGGCGGACGCAGCCGGGCCGGCGGCGTCAGCGGTGTCGGCGGATCGAAGTTCTACAAAGTGATCTACTTCTTCCCGCAGGTGCTGTCGCTGGCGATTGTCGCGGTGCTGTTCAACGCGGTGTACCGCAGTGACGGCGGCGGCATGCTCAACGGCTTCCTGATCAAAACCGGACTGGTCGACGCGGACAGTCCGGTGGAATGGCTCAACGAGCCGGGCTTTGTGCGCTGGGCCCTGATCCTGGTCGCCGTCTGGCACGGCGTCGGCTTCTACCTGGTGCTGTTCTCGGCGGCCATGCAGTCGATCCCCAGGGACATCTACGAGGCCGCCCTCATCGACGGCGCGGGCCGCGCCCAGTCGTTCCTGCGCATCACGCTGCCGCTCCTCTGGGACAGCGTGCAGACCGCCTGGGTCTACCTGGGCATCCTGGCGATGGACATGTTCGTCCTGGTCGCCTCCATGACCCAGAACATGGGCGCGTACGGCGGCGGTCCCGACCATGCCAGCGATGTCATGTCGACGGTGATGATGCGCAACTTCCTCTACTTCGGGAAGAGCGGCTACGCCTGCGCCATGGGCGTGATCATGCTGCTGCTCACGCTGGTCCTGTCCGTGATCACGCTGCGCGTCACCCGCCGCGAGCGCATCGAGTTCTGA
- a CDS encoding sugar ABC transporter permease yields MSDTSKTVKSDAAAEKTAAAVEDPTAAALPTIDPRLLVREEGFKGYITEFKRKVKGGELGSLPVVIGLIVIWTIFQLQNDRFLSADNLSNISYFLSATGMLAIGLVFVLLLGEIDLSVGSVSGLASTIFAVFVVTHGMNSWLALVLAILIGIGIGGLQGWFFAKIGVPAFVVTLAGFLGWNGLMLWLLGSSGTINIPADEGPVHLLGQSSFFMDQAIIGAYLLAGLGVLSLLVGSFMDQRRRRAAGVPFRPTGEILLRVALLAIASFVAAAVLNNAAGVSNALVIFLAALVIVDFVLRRTTYGRKVFAVGGGIEAARRAGINVPMVRITVFAISGGFAAVGGMFFAGQTASATLNAGGGNTLMLAIAAAVIGGTSLFGGRGSVWSALLGMLVIQSIQTGLDLLNMNTSIQYMITGAVLLGAVVIDSVSRKSQKAAGRA; encoded by the coding sequence GTGAGCGACACGTCCAAGACCGTGAAGTCGGACGCCGCGGCGGAGAAGACGGCGGCAGCCGTCGAAGACCCCACTGCCGCTGCGCTCCCGACCATCGACCCGCGCCTGCTGGTCCGCGAAGAGGGCTTCAAGGGCTACATCACCGAGTTCAAGCGCAAGGTGAAGGGCGGCGAGCTGGGCTCGCTGCCGGTCGTCATCGGCCTGATCGTCATCTGGACGATCTTCCAGCTGCAGAACGACCGCTTCCTGAGCGCCGACAACCTGTCGAACATCAGCTACTTCCTGTCGGCCACCGGCATGCTCGCCATCGGCCTGGTGTTCGTGCTCCTGCTCGGCGAGATCGACCTGTCCGTCGGCTCGGTCAGCGGCCTGGCATCGACGATCTTCGCCGTCTTCGTGGTGACCCACGGCATGAACTCATGGCTGGCGCTGGTGCTGGCCATCCTGATCGGCATCGGCATCGGAGGACTGCAGGGCTGGTTCTTCGCGAAGATCGGCGTACCGGCCTTCGTCGTGACCCTGGCCGGCTTCCTCGGCTGGAACGGTCTGATGCTGTGGCTGCTCGGCTCGAGCGGCACCATCAACATCCCGGCCGACGAGGGTCCGGTGCACCTGCTCGGCCAGAGCTCCTTCTTCATGGACCAGGCCATCATCGGCGCCTACCTGCTGGCCGGCCTGGGCGTGCTGTCCCTGCTCGTGGGCTCGTTCATGGACCAGCGCCGCCGCCGGGCGGCCGGTGTGCCCTTCCGTCCCACCGGCGAGATCCTGCTGCGCGTCGCCCTGCTCGCCATCGCGTCCTTCGTCGCGGCGGCCGTGCTGAACAACGCGGCCGGCGTCTCGAACGCGTTGGTGATCTTCCTGGCGGCACTGGTGATCGTGGACTTCGTGCTGCGTCGTACGACGTACGGCCGCAAGGTCTTCGCGGTCGGCGGCGGCATCGAGGCGGCGCGTCGTGCCGGTATCAACGTGCCGATGGTCCGCATCACCGTGTTCGCCATCTCCGGTGGGTTCGCGGCGGTCGGCGGCATGTTCTTCGCGGGTCAGACCGCGAGTGCGACGCTGAACGCCGGTGGCGGCAACACGCTGATGCTGGCGATCGCGGCGGCGGTCATCGGTGGTACGAGCCTGTTCGGTGGACGTGGATCCGTGTGGTCGGCTCTGCTCGGCATGCTGGTCATCCAGTCGATCCAGACCGGCCTGGACCTGCTGAACATGAACACCTCGATCCAGTACATGATCACTGGTGCGGTGCTGCTGGGTGCGGTCGTCATCGACTCCGTCTCCCGCAAGAGCCAGAAGGCTGCGGGTCGCGCGTAG
- a CDS encoding ATP-binding cassette domain-containing protein, giving the protein MVHVSATPVLALRGVSKRFGAVQALTDVELEVHAGEVVALVGDNGAGKSTLVKTIAGVHPIDEGVIEWEGKPVSINKPHDAQGLGVATVYQDLALCDNLDVVGNLYLGRELLHRGVIDEVSMEKKSRELLSTLSIRIPSVRIPIASLSGGQRQVVAIARALIGDPKLVILDEPTAALGVEQTAQVLDLVERLRERNLAVILISHNMADVKAVADTVAVLRLGKNNGSFSVKDTSHEEIIAAITGATDNAVTRRAGRRTTEAAK; this is encoded by the coding sequence ATGGTTCACGTGTCCGCTACGCCCGTGCTGGCGTTGCGCGGAGTCTCCAAGCGATTCGGTGCGGTCCAGGCACTCACCGATGTCGAGCTGGAGGTCCACGCCGGAGAAGTGGTCGCCCTGGTCGGCGACAACGGCGCAGGGAAGTCGACCCTGGTCAAGACGATCGCGGGTGTGCACCCCATCGATGAGGGCGTCATCGAGTGGGAGGGCAAGCCCGTCAGCATCAACAAGCCGCACGACGCCCAGGGACTCGGCGTCGCGACGGTCTACCAGGACCTCGCCCTGTGCGACAACCTCGACGTGGTCGGCAACCTCTACCTCGGACGTGAACTGCTGCACCGTGGCGTCATCGACGAGGTCTCCATGGAGAAGAAGTCGCGCGAGCTGCTCAGCACCCTCTCCATCCGCATCCCGAGCGTCCGCATCCCGATCGCGAGCCTCTCCGGCGGTCAGCGCCAGGTCGTCGCCATCGCCCGCGCCCTGATCGGCGACCCCAAGCTCGTCATCCTCGACGAGCCCACCGCGGCCCTCGGCGTCGAGCAGACCGCGCAGGTCCTCGACCTGGTGGAGCGGCTGCGCGAGCGCAACCTCGCCGTCATCCTCATCAGCCACAACATGGCCGACGTCAAGGCGGTCGCCGACACCGTGGCCGTACTGCGCCTGGGCAAGAACAACGGCTCCTTCTCCGTGAAGGACACCAGCCACGAAGAGATCATCGCCGCGATCACGGGAGCCACGGACAACGCCGTGACCCGTCGTGCGGGGCGTCGCACCACGGAGGCGGCAAAGTGA
- the dxs gene encoding 1-deoxy-D-xylulose-5-phosphate synthase, producing MPLLTRIRGPRDLDRLSLEQLDQLAEEIRTFLVDAVSKTGGHLGPNLGVVELTIALHRVFDSPKDKVLWDTGHQSYVHKLLTGRQDFSRLKMKGGLSGYPSQAESEHDVIENSHASTVLGWADGIAKANQLQKRDSHVVAVIGDGALTGGMAWEALNNIADAKDRPLVIVVNDNERSYAPTIGGLANHLATLRTTDGYERFLARTREVLERTPVVGRPLYETLHGAKKGLKDFIAPQGMFEDLGLKYVGPIDGHDIEALESALARAKRFGGPVIVHCLTEKGRGYQPALQDEADRFHAVGKIHPDTGLPIASSGADWTSVFGEEMVELGREREDVVAITAAMLQPVGLDKFAKAFPERVYDVGIAEQHGAVSAAGLATGGLHPVFAVYATFLNRAFDQVLMDVALHKCGVTFVLDRAGITGTDGASHNGMWDMSILQVVPGLRLAAPRDAEQVRAQLREAVEVTDAPTVVRFSKGAVGPAVPAVGRVGGMDVLREPGTDTPDVLLVSVGALAPMCLEIASLLDKQGISTTVVDPRWVKPVDEAMAPLAERHRVVVTVEDNSRVGGVGSAIAQALRDAGVDIPLRDFGIPPRFLDHASRAEVLAEIGLTAPDIARQVTGLVSKLDGRFGSTAAEVDSVEPARD from the coding sequence GTGCCGCTGCTGACCCGCATCAGGGGACCGCGCGATCTGGACCGGCTCAGCCTGGAGCAGCTGGACCAGCTGGCAGAGGAGATCCGGACCTTCCTCGTCGACGCCGTCTCCAAGACCGGCGGCCACCTCGGCCCCAACCTCGGCGTGGTCGAGCTCACCATCGCCCTGCACCGGGTCTTCGACTCGCCGAAGGACAAGGTGCTGTGGGACACCGGTCACCAGTCCTACGTGCACAAGCTGCTCACCGGGCGTCAGGACTTCTCCAGGCTGAAGATGAAGGGCGGCCTGTCCGGCTACCCGTCGCAGGCCGAGTCCGAGCACGACGTCATCGAGAACAGTCACGCCTCGACAGTGCTCGGCTGGGCGGACGGCATCGCGAAGGCCAACCAGCTCCAGAAACGGGACAGTCACGTCGTCGCCGTCATCGGTGACGGCGCGCTGACCGGCGGCATGGCCTGGGAGGCGCTGAACAACATCGCCGACGCCAAGGACCGCCCGCTGGTCATCGTCGTCAACGACAACGAGCGGTCGTACGCGCCGACCATCGGCGGGCTCGCCAATCACCTGGCGACGCTGCGGACCACCGACGGGTACGAGCGGTTCCTCGCCCGGACGAGGGAGGTGCTCGAGCGGACGCCCGTCGTCGGCAGGCCGCTGTACGAGACCCTGCACGGGGCCAAGAAGGGGCTCAAGGACTTCATCGCGCCGCAGGGCATGTTCGAGGACCTCGGGCTGAAGTACGTCGGTCCCATCGACGGACACGACATCGAGGCCCTGGAGTCCGCCCTCGCCCGCGCCAAACGGTTCGGCGGGCCCGTCATCGTCCACTGCCTCACCGAGAAGGGCCGCGGCTACCAGCCCGCCCTCCAGGACGAGGCCGACCGCTTCCACGCCGTCGGCAAGATCCACCCCGACACGGGCCTGCCGATCGCCTCCTCAGGCGCCGACTGGACCTCCGTGTTCGGCGAGGAGATGGTCGAGCTCGGGCGGGAGCGCGAGGACGTCGTCGCCATCACCGCCGCGATGCTCCAGCCCGTCGGCCTCGACAAGTTCGCCAAGGCCTTCCCGGAGCGGGTGTACGACGTCGGCATCGCGGAGCAGCACGGCGCCGTGTCCGCGGCGGGCCTCGCGACCGGCGGTCTGCACCCCGTCTTCGCCGTGTACGCCACCTTCCTCAACCGTGCCTTCGACCAGGTCCTGATGGACGTGGCCCTGCACAAGTGCGGTGTGACGTTCGTGCTGGACCGGGCCGGCATCACGGGCACCGACGGCGCCTCCCACAACGGCATGTGGGACATGTCGATCCTGCAGGTCGTGCCGGGTCTGCGGCTTGCCGCGCCGCGCGACGCCGAACAGGTGCGGGCCCAGTTGCGCGAGGCCGTCGAGGTGACGGACGCGCCGACCGTCGTGCGCTTCTCCAAGGGCGCCGTCGGGCCCGCCGTACCGGCCGTGGGACGCGTCGGCGGCATGGACGTACTGCGCGAGCCCGGCACCGACACCCCGGACGTCCTGCTGGTCTCCGTGGGTGCCCTGGCGCCGATGTGCCTGGAGATCGCCTCCCTCCTCGACAAGCAGGGCATCTCCACCACCGTCGTCGACCCGCGCTGGGTCAAGCCCGTCGACGAGGCGATGGCCCCGCTCGCCGAGCGGCACCGCGTGGTGGTCACCGTCGAGGACAACTCCCGCGTCGGCGGGGTCGGCTCGGCGATCGCGCAGGCCCTGCGCGACGCGGGCGTCGACATCCCGCTGCGCGACTTCGGCATCCCGCCGCGCTTCCTCGACCACGCCTCCCGCGCCGAGGTCCTCGCCGAGATCGGACTCACGGCACCCGACATCGCCCGCCAGGTCACCGGGCTCGTCTCCAAGCTCGACGGCCGGTTCGGCAGTACGGCGGCCGAGGTCGACTCGGTGGAGCCCGCGCGCGACTGA